In Vicia villosa cultivar HV-30 ecotype Madison, WI unplaced genomic scaffold, Vvil1.0 ctg.000318F_1_1_3, whole genome shotgun sequence, one DNA window encodes the following:
- the LOC131626699 gene encoding uncharacterized protein LOC131626699, with the protein MTIGMSPFEALYGRRCRTPLCWHESGEGVVLGPEIIRETTDKVKLIREKMKASQSRQKRYHDKRRKESEFESGDHVFLRVTPVTGVGRALKSKKLTQRFIGSYQITERVGTVTYRVALPPNLSNLHDVFHVSQLRKYVPDPSHVIHLDDVQVRENLTVETMPIRIIDREIKSMRGKDIPLVKVVLTGTTGESMTWEMESKMKESYPELFERDSDSDESISDSESDR; encoded by the exons atgACAATAGGGATGTCACCTTTTGAAGCGTTATacggtcggaggtgtagaactccGCTATGTTGGCACGAATCCGGCGAAGGCGTAGTACTTGGACCGGAAATCATACGAGAAACTACAGATAAGGTAAAGTTAATCCGGGAAAAGATGAAGGCTTCACAGAGTAGACAGAAAAGATATCATGATAAGCGAAGGAAGGAGTCAGAATTTGAATCGGGTGACCATGTGTTTCTAAGAGTCACGCCTGTGACTGGTGTTGGTCGTGCCCTGAAGTCTAAGAAGTTGACTCAACGATTTATTGGTTCTTATCAAATTACGGAGAGAGTTGGGACCGTTACTTATAGGGTGGCATTACCGCCTAACCTGTCAAATCTacacgatgtgtttcatgtgtcacaacttcGGAAGTATGTTCCAGACCCATCTCACGTGATTCAtctggatgatgtgcaagtgagagagaATCTTACAGTAGAGACGATGCCGATTCGGATTATAGATCGTGAGATAAAGTCCATGAGAGGTAAAGATATCCCGTTGGTGAAAGTAGTCTTGACGGGGACTACCGGAGAAAGCATGACGTGGGAAATGGAGAGCAAGATGAAGGAATCCTACCCCGAGTTGTTTGAGCGAG ATTCTGATTCAGATGAATCAATATCTGATTCAGAGTCTGATAGATAG